In Ictalurus punctatus breed USDA103 chromosome 18, Coco_2.0, whole genome shotgun sequence, the genomic stretch CTTCGCGAGCATGGGCGGGAATcgaggaaaggaaaaaaaaacctcactcactcactcacaagaCGAACGAACCGTAACGTTAGAGACAGAACACTGAGTAAATAAAGACTAATCTTACCGAACGCACCTTTCACTCGCACCCGTCGCTTTGTAGTCGAGATTTCTTTCGTGCCTAAAGTTTAGGCGCGATGTTTGCTGTATCCAGGGGTTTCGCTACCCGAGAACTTCCTTTAACGAATGTTAGCAGGACTGTTCGAGCAGCTCTTTTGAGTGCGCTCACCCGTGGAACTGCGCGCTGCAGTTTGTGTTTACGAACGCAGGAGCCTAAATAGTGAGAGCGAGAACATTTCAGAAAAGCTAGGAGTGTGTGAAGGACCTGCTTCTGCTCCAGACCCCGACTACACAACCGCTCCTCCTCCAGAAAACCCGCATCGCACTAGAATACACTATAGAGTCATGCTTTCCCTCGCACCTGTACCTGTCCTGACTGTGCGGTTGGTTAGGAAACTGCGTAAAATAACGAAACGTCTCGAGTTACTTTTTCTCTCATGACgcagtgtttttttccctttctaattaataaaatatttttgcgCTGTCACAGTAATCACTGACTGCACACGCGGCGAGAACACGGGAGAATAAACAAACTCTTTCTAAAAACAGTCGGGATTCACTCACACTCGTTAAATAACTCTGCGATATAAATAATTACTCCCTTTATGTTTAACCGACAAAGAGAcaaactgttaaaaaaacaaaaaaacaacaacaacaacaacaacaacaacaagcgaGCATCAAAGTGGATCTAAATCTACAGAACGAGGTAAAGctaaagccccgcccacacctGCACGAATATTCCtgaatatggggggggggggggggacacccCGGTCATTTTCAGGTTCTAGACCTCTCGATATTTGACGATATCAATACGATTTACAAAGCTCAGAATCTGGGAACTGTTCATCCGTGAAAGATAACGACACAGAGAAGGACTGGAATCAAAGTTAAGGGAAAATCACCACGCTGGCTCGGTAAAAGTATTTATGCACCAATCTGCCCTTTTTTAATACTCGAATTTACACTGATCCGAATCATCAGAGCGTCACACCGGTGTAAAAGGTCACGACGTATAACGCGAGAGCGATATTTTTGCAGGATTTGTCACAGAAACCCGCATCCGCATGCGCCGATTAGAGTTCAGCTGGTCGACTGTAAATCAGTAAGCCGGGGACTTAAAATTCCCGGGGAACGTTTCATTAAGCCGGAATGGGAAAGAGGACACGGATACGCGCGTGCAATCCAGTTTTACTTCTGCAAACACAGAACGCTCCAGATGTCCCGAGTACTTCAGTACAGGGGCGGGGTTCAATATCCGGATCCGAGATAAACAGTACGCTGTGTGATTTCACGAGCACGCTGGATGTTCTTCATTCAGGAGcacaaaaggaagaaaaaaataattctgaCATGGGATTCATTTTTCTGAAACGTCACTCGGTGATTGACCTACAAAATGGCGGACGCCCCTAGATGTAAACAGAGCGCGAGTGAAAATCTACCTACAGCAGACAAAGCGTTTACGGACGAAACAAGCAAAGGAACAAGAAGATAACATCGTTTTAAAGGTTACAACACAACCGGAGTCTGTAAACAACAATACGTGAGGAAAACGAggcattaatattaaaaagcTAGCTAAACAAACCGCACAAGACTCTCAGAATTCAGAATTTAAAAATTGGATATGAGGTTTAAAAACACTAAATATCATATAGACGACATTTAAAGTGATTTCTCCCACAGCGGTACTGAATTTTGGTCAGAAGCCATCGATTCGTTTTCTCTGACTGGCAGCAGGGTTTAATTCTGATCCCAGGTTCATATTAACGCTCTTATTCTAATGATCCCACGTCACATTCGCAGGGACTTGCACGGCGGACGCTTTGCACGTTCGaatactaatttaaaaaaactgaTTACGAAGTGAGtttaccaacaacaacaaaagtatAATCTTTTGTGTGATGACTTTCTGTTAGGACAGGTTTAAGTAACGGTggcggaaggagtctccagtttcagcgctTCGTAACAGTCAGGAGGTTTCCTGTATAGACAAGACGTGCTGTGTTATCGAGAAGACATAGAATATATATGTTCATTTAATATCTCTTAACGCTGGCGGCGTTTTGTTCTCTGACAATAAAAACTTATGGTAATAAAGTAGACAAAATATTTTCGATTAAGGCCGTGCGATACGACGATACAATACCGATGTTGAAATGATATCGGTGCTCTTTAAGAAGAAACTGTGACTACTGGCTATTACTTTAATTACAAACTGACTGGAAGCAGATCATTTGatgttaaaattattttaaactttaaaaccAAGTGCTaaaaagatgattttttttttaaaaaaacttataTCGTGATACCTATAATGTATCGTAGAAATCAGAATCATGATGAGACTTTTTTTCGATCACATCGCTCAGCCCTGACCTTCGGCATTATTTCATGAAGAGACTATATTACTAAAGTCATGTGATatcttttaaaagaaatttaaaaaagtcGGAGTGATTAGATGTGAAACGAACAacacagcagagagagagagagagagagagagagagagagagagagaaatttaaTAAGCAGCTAAGCTAATTAGGTTTCAGTCAGGTCAGTGCAAGTTCAAACTAAAAACACGGACTTGTActaaattaaatatttgtttttgtttttttaaataaacagagtaCTTTTAACAAGAGTACTCCAAAATACCGAGTCTAGAATCTCGACTTTAAACCGCACCTTCGTGTTAAACGGCAAACAATCTCAACAACTCGGGCTTTGTTAGCTACTTAGCACAGACATGCTAGCTACCGAACTAGCCGTGTGGCTAAATAACGAGTTCCGAGACGgcgagaaaataaatatatgacaCAAACATATCGGAAATGCGACTataagtgaaaatgtatttatgattATTACACAAGAACACGTCTGATCTCATCTTCGGTCAAagtataaggaataaaacaccgaAGAATCCAAACCAAACTAGCGATACTACCATTTACACTCGAGCTAAAGCTAACATGAATTAAAGCCCTTGTTTAAGATCAGCCGGATATCTAAATGATCCCGAGTTATCCTGCGAACTCTGACAGAATAATCAATCCAGGGATTTACAgtgatattatataatattatataatacaatacaagcTAGCAAGATACAATacccttatttaaaaaaaaataaaaagatttttaaaaacaccactGAATAATCTGTAAAGCTTCTCTAACATCTGAATAGAAAAGCAGTCAGGAAGACGGTGTTCATTGTTTTAGGTAAATAGACAAGAAAATGGAATTAATTTAACGAATATTAGATTTTTCATGAGTGCTAAGAAGTAAAGGGAAGCTAGCAGCACATCGGTGAGAGTttggaggaaataaaaaaagaaaagaaaagaataaataaaaactcggACTGTGTCAGTGGAAAGCTTGACTAAGCAACAGTGAGCAAGGAGTGTTAGtgtttctctcactcacacactcacacacacacacactcacacacacacacacacacacacacacacacacacacacacacagagtaaaagtttatccaaaatataaatggataatGGAATAACGTTATATATCTGTGAGTTTAATAGGAAATGAACACACTGCATAAACACGagtcatttcttttaaacagtggAATTATTTTCAAggacaagagaaagaaaaagataatgcaggtttatattaatatgtgtgtgtgtatgaatatatattatatttaaataattcactCGACAAAGAGACACAGTGATTTAGCTTTAGCCATCGTGCTGCTACTTACTAGGGGTCGTTTGTAAACCTGGGTGTTCGGGGAGGCTGGTATCCGTAAAGATGGCAATAAAGCACGTCGAAACAGAAGCAACACATCTCCGCCGAGACCACCATCTTCCTGGCTGAGCCCGGTCCCGGACTGAGGTTCGGCGAGAGGCCGGTGCTGGAGTTGTAGCCTCCTGGAGTTGGAGACAGAGCGGTGGTtgtgttgttgctgttgctgcTACCGCCGCCGCCGCTACCACCACATCCACCTCCACTACCGCCGCCGCcgctattattactactactaccactacagCTCCCGCTGCCCCCCGGACCCCCGAGGCCGTTCACTCGATTCACGCTTCCGGCCACGACCATCGACGTCGAAGACCCTATCCCCAAGTCCGATCCGCAGTGCCCGGTCCCGGCTGCCCCGCCGCCCGCCCCGCCTGGACCCCCTGATCCTGGGGATCCCGACAACTTCTGCTTCTTCACCCCGCAGCAGCCGGCCGCCATCTTCGAACAATCTGCACCAACACACCGCTTCCGACCCATCGCCGTCACGGCGGGAAGGGCAGGGCCAAACGCCGACCACGCGTAAAAATCCCACTGCGTCACGACGTACGACGCACGACGCTCCACCTTCACCgctttatttagttatttatttatttgtaaatttttttcccttcttcttcttctctccttcctcttcttcttcggAACGTAGTCACCCAGGAAGTAAGCCGTTTGCTGCTTAcgtaaaaattattttaaaaaaaaaaaaaaaaaaaaagtgggggtggggggaaaaGAAGGATtcccaattttttttccaagagACTGCAATGTCACCGGATGTGTTTAAagatagagaaagacaggaaggaaaagaagaaaacgtAGCCTACGCTACAACCTTACGCAATGTTCGCAGATCGGCAGCTCCAGCTGCGTCCCAGGGATCTGTTCCGTCAAATAAACGGGGAAGAAAAGTcgcaatgttgttgttgttttgggttgttttgttttttttacctcctCCGGATGCCAGGCTCATCAGTTCATCACTCCATCAGTCCCGTTTTAAAACAAcccataaaacaaaaaaagatcaatATGAGCTAGCTAGGCGGATGTTGGAGAGCGCAGACACCGCACTGCACCCTCTATGAGCACTGTGCGGGAATCCGGGGGCTCGAGCACGCAGGACCCAtacgtctctctgtctctctctctccctctctctctccctctctctctccccgcaCGAGACGAGACGTTCCGCCCCGGAACCCTGGGTTCTTGTCAGTTGTTTACTTGCATACGATCCCGGTCGTAAACAGACGAGTGTCAGCTCGAGGAGGCGCAGGGATCCAAGAGCGCGAGCACGCACCGAAAATCGAcgcagtttctctctctctctctctctctctctcgctctctctctctctcggcgtcACTGAAACCTACGAGTCATTTCTGAGCTCATCAGTGAACCGGTGCTCggtttcctctcctctctcctcactGCTTAAAGAGGAGAGTTGAAAGTTTCCTCCCTGTCGGCTGGAACGCTTTGATCAGGACATCAGGACGCATTTTTCTAAAGCTGCTCGACAACATAAACAAAGCCGTCCATCATCCGGATTCTCCCAGGATGTGCTCAGTGTTCCATGCAGAGCAGCTgggcttttatttattgttgttgttgttgggttggTTTTTGTTTTAGGATCCTGTGCGATCATGCATGCACGTAAAGCCAGCACAGCCAGCCGTAATCACTTCTTCCACCATCCAGCACGTATTTTACGGCCAATTCTTACGCATCGTGCGTACTCTGGAGTCCGTATTCTCAATCACGGCTACGTGAAAAGAATCGGTTTGACCGACTGAATCTTCTCGGAGTCGACTCTTTGAGTTGAGGAACCTATCGTGACTAGTGAATTGTGGGAGAAAGGTtgccagtgttttgtttttgtttgtgtgtgttaaacgCCACTTTTAGAGCaagattgtgaattttttgggggggaggcGACTCAGCAGCTGGGATAGattaaaataagaaagaaagcgTGAGAAAGTGTTTCTTTGTCaagttcaaaagtaattatcatacaacTCTCATCCATGAAATTATTcggattaaccccaaataaagatcagctgtttctgtaggatctTCTTCACTTCTTCTTGACTTGGTTTCATCCGAGTGCTGAAGGCCCGGTCCgtaaagagcttacaaagcatgtggtatcgatcaggagaggggtatgaAAGAATtgccaaaacattaaatgtaccatAGAACACCGTGAATGCCGTcctcaacaagtggagaaaaaaatggagcaccacagtgacatcaccaagaactgGACGAAAAGGAAaggacaaaaacttaccagggaggctgctgagagacctacggcaacattTAAGATGCTGCAGAAATATGTCACGTACTGAGTGCTCTCTGCATGTCTcaacagtctctcatattcttcacaggTCTGGGCGATGGGGTAGGGCggctagacggaagccctttctcaaaaaaaaaaaaaaaaaaaaaaaacacccaagcTAAACTAAATCacccccaaaccatgtggcaaaatgtgttatggtctgctGAGACAGATTCAAACATGTTTAATAATTccatcattttaaaaaggtgtgtttggtgcaaaataaaagcacatcaccaaaaaaaTCACCGTCCTCACGGTGAAGCGCGGCGGGGGCAGCATCACGCTttagagatgcttttcttcagcagaactggggcttttatcaagatGGAGTGAATCATGAATATCTAAAAACACCAGCTGATTtcagtgcaaaaccttcaggtgtctgctaataaactgaataattattattagtaaaagtagtagtattTCTAAATACAGAAAGTTGGGAGAATAAGGAGGATGTTTTTGGACTTAAGAATGAGCGAGTGTAAACACAGCCACCATTTTTAGGcattttttgtgctgtttttgaAATGTAGTTGGAATTGGAAATGTTTCTGAGGCCTGGCCATGCTAGGTGTGCTGATCCTAAAGGAAGAATAACTCTGCTATAGGATAGCATTTCTCCTAGCTGTGAAATCTGGGCTCGGCTACATCCGAACCTTACCTTTAAGAGCGAGACGTAGCGTGAACTCGCATCTATTTGGGCCAGTCGGTGAATTTCCAGCTTTGTTgcagttaataaaacaaaactccCGACACACCATGCATTCCTGGAATCGTTAAAGTgttgcacgtgaatcgaagagagtTTTGGCCGAGCGTGCGTTATGACGGCGTCACGTGACACGTCTCGGTCCGAATCCACGGTAATTTAGAAACATTGCAGAGTTCacttgattttgttttaatttctagCACAAAGTCTAGACTCAGGCGGGGAGCTGCGATGATTCCTCaatcatttttaatgtaaaaaaaaaaaaaaaaaaaaaaaaaaaaatttttttttaaattttactcAAGGCCACGGATACGTAACTAAGCAGGTTTTGGACAAAACAACGGCAGTGATTGTAcgatatagattttttttcctgcttgtatttcaccattaaaaataaataaatgactgatataaaaataaatgtgaaaaattgaAAAAGCATTTCCACCGTGTCAGGCGAAAGGAGAGTGGGGAGGAGTGATAATATCACCAGCCGTGCGGTCGGGAACTGCTGAGCAGGCGGAGCCAATCATGCAAACTCAGCTGGATGGAGGatttaggtttaaaaaaaaaaatttaaaaaaaaaagttgtcctTTTTCTCTTTCGTCCAGAAAGCCAAAGATCTGTTTTTTGACCATTTTTCACCAAAATATTTCAGCGACATCGATAATGAACATATTTACCTGATAAACTTAACCAAGCGTCCGAACAAAGCGTGTTGGCTCAGAAGAGCgaacatgaaagaaaacaaCCAGAAATAATTTACAGCGACGCTGAAGTTCATCTTTATCTTAACATCAGGCCGTGCGGCTCGTCGTCTTCTTAACCGACAAACGTAAAGAAAACGCTCAGAACACAAACGTCTCAACCATTTTATTGAAATCTACAATTTGAGATAAATTACACGTGAGAAACGGATCTAAAAGATTCCATAAACTCCACGCCATCGGGTCCGAGtcaacacacattcatttattgatttaacAATTATTCTACTACAGTAAGGTTGTGTTCGAAAAGGTCACATTACCAAAACTATAGTGTTACGTTAAAAGAACACcacgcagacagacagaagacgGGTTAAAAAGACAGTCACATGTACAAGACGAAACAGACGGCAGGTAAGAGGAGAGCGAGCGGGAGTGTGCGTTTCAGGATTCCTCACGTACAGGAGTACAGCCGGAGAAGAAACTGTTCTTGAAGTTGTTCAGTCCTCTCTTGTTCTTGCGCAGAAAGCTGGGCATGATGGACTCCTCGGATTCCTCACTGTCGCTGTCCAGGTCAGCGAGGACGGGCTTCTTCTCCAGCTTCAGAACTGACGACAGGTTGCTGATGTCTCCGATTtcctaaaagaaagaaaacgatAGAAAAAGCtcagtttcttcttcttttttttttttaaaaacagcagaATCCTGGGTGTGGGTTTGGGCTCTGCGAAATCGGtgacatcaccaccaccaccaccacaatacttgaagacatttctaATTTTGCTAACAAGCTCCCAGCTAAACAGTCGTGTTTGTGTTTAACCTAGAAACGAATTAACATGAAAACAAGgaggaaactgaaaaaaaagaaaagaatgttgttttttttacaatttcaaAGAGTCAAAataatacagaattaaagatgGCACTGTTTCTTTTCCGATATTGAAACCTTGTCTTCTTTAAAAACTACcgtgatttatttgtttatttattccaaAACACTTCACGTTTCTCTCGGTCACTTACCCTGTAATtataataaactataaatataaaccAATCTTAACAgtctttatatgtaaacatttccagttccaaaaataTTTCCCCCTCTCAAATTCCAGTCTTTGGCATGTGTTACAGGGTCCGATATCCGATCCAGCGTTTAATCGTTTGtcgcttgtgggcgtggcctgtccagcgGATTACGTACTCACCCGAGGCAGGACCgtctctgctgctttctttatcTTATAACGTCTCTATGAACATTTCATGAGCTCGTATATGACCTCAAGATTAGATGAAGAAACCACGGTTATTCTGCAGAGTTTTTCGAGTCTCTTTACTGCGTCACAAATCGATCGCAGCTCTGTCGCTTGCTAGCGCGAATCAATGAggtatacatttatatattttaaactaaAACTTTTTACCTTTTTAGTTGGTGGAACACAAGGAGGTCTGAAGAAGGTGGCATCTCGAGGGCTTACAGCTGTGGGGTCTTCAGGAATAGAAACGGAGTCTTTGGACGCATTGTTTATCTCAGCAACATCCTGAGGTGAAAGATTGAACAGCTCAACTTAATAAAACTAGCAGATGTAGAGATTCCTGctagagttattattattattattattattattattattattattattattattattattattattatgatgatttcTTACCATGCTGGAATGGTTGTCCATGTTGCGACACTTCTCGTGGTCGCAGAGACAGTTCTTGCTGCACGTCATTCGTCCTTTGCGGCAGCGGCACAGTTTATTGACGCACCGGCCCTTACACGCACACTAACACAAAACACGaacatgtgaagaaaagaaaaacacgagATTAATGCAACTGtcgagaggagagaaaaaaaaaacaacaaaaaacaaaaaaaaaaaacttaaaatggTAAAACTGAAAGCAACGGTAAGAAAGAAATGAGCCACTAGAGGGCGTGTGCGAGTGATTATCACATTTAAGGGTTTCCGAGCCGCTGgtagaaaatgaattaaaaacgcTTTCCGAGTCGAGAATTCGACATCGCTGTGGTACGAAATAAAACACAGGTccataacaataaacaatactTCTGCTACTTAACGTAGCGTGTAATTGACGGTAATCtctggttgctaagcaacacaACGAACAACGATTAGTGTATTCCATGGACAGAACGATAGCTTAAGTGTAaccgtctatctatctgttttaTAAACGCTAGTCATCCTCTTCCTCACCCCAGTCATTTTAGACTTCTTAGAGCCTCGTCtgtttctctccttcttctccggACGCcactcatcctcctcctcagacTCCGATGGAGACACCAGCTCGTCCAGGTCGATGGCGGGTTCCTGCACAGGTGCTCTCGCCGTGGACATTTTGGCTTTAGGCTTCAAGAAGAAACCGCGACGTGAGAAACAAcggcacaaacaaacaagaaggCAGTTGTTGGAACACCGTACAGATCACGTCCGAGCAAACCGGACCACCTTTTCTGGAAAAACGAGCCTCTCGCGTGGCAGAAAACTTTCGAGAAGTTTACAAACACACTCAGACTGATCGTTCTGAAACATCGTGTCGAATCCAACATGAGGTTAATTTAATATCTTACCTTAGGAGGAACATATTCAAACGACGTGTCCGGTGATTCGCTCGCTCCCACAGGTGCTTTCTTCGCGCTGGACAGCTGAGCCAGAAGTAATTTCTGTTGAAGTCGAAATTGTTTGCGTCCTTATAAGTGACGTTCATAAATGAAAGCAAACTAAAGATCATCTAGAACGCGTCGTTAATGTTTTATACCTGTTTGTATTGTTCAAGTTCTTCCAGGAGTTTCTGGTTTTGCTCAGTGAGTTCTTGCATCTTCTCAAGCTCCTCTTCCTGTCAGATTCGGGAGGTTTTTGTGTTAATAATCATTTGCGATGTTCcagatttaataataaaaaaaaaagaagagaatatTTTGACTTTAACCTGAAACTTCAAACGCTGTagcagctctctctccctcttagACGTCTCCTGCTTTTCCTCCTCCACCGGTTTGTTCTGTAACTGACTGAGGAGATAAAGAACCTACGAAGAACcaggtaaataaaatacattagactagagatcgaccgataatGGGTTTTACCGAGAGTTAAGCATTTCTCCATAATCGGATATCGGTTTTGTTATATCGGATCCACCGATAAATGGCTCCATCTTGTGGGCGTTTTGAGAATTGCGCTTTAAGGCAGCCATAAAGGCACAAATCAGATGTTACATAAACGCTTGATATGTAGTTTAAGAGGCTTGGTGCTAAGAAAGAGACGAACTCACAATCACACTATCTGTTTACCTCAtcgaagcttttatttatttttttactttagtaacagtgcactttatttttttgcactcttttagacccctctatttattggtgtataaataagaggGGTTTGTATTGATTTGTACACGAGGAAGAAGTGACATTGTGATAAACAAAatggtttgttcagttcagtggtgttATTGTGTCACgaacagaagaaaaacaataaataaaatcagttatCGGGCACAAACATGCAAACAATCGGTAATtagaaaaatatacaaataaaattttaaatcaaTGTCAGTCCATCTCtacattaaacaaacaaagagatcCATCACGTACATATACACAAACGTCAAAACCCTAGAAGCGTGGAAATAACGTTTTAGAAGCGTAGAAAGCTTGGAAATATACTATTTATATACGTTCCGAATAAATTAGGAGATGAAACAGTCAGAAGTCTACCTTTTCCTGGTGTCTCTGCTCGAGCTCCACAAGGTGGCTCTGGTGCTCCATGTCCATAGCAGACATCAGCTTCCTCTCGTCACACATCACCTTCTGCAGGTCCACGTGGTTCGCCCGCTCCTGCTTCAGCTCGCTCTCCAGCTTCGCGTTTGCCGTCTTGGACGCCACAATCTGCGTCGTGTCcaacattttattcataaaactATAAACCTGTGCTTGTGTGCAATATATACAGCACCATCTTAAC encodes the following:
- the ammecr1 gene encoding AMME syndrome candidate gene 1 protein isoform X2; translated protein: MGRKRCVGADCSKMAAGCCGVKKQKLSGSPGSGGPGGAGGGAAGTGHCGSDLGIGSSTSMVVAGSVNRVNGLGGPGGSGSCSGSSSNNSGGGGSGGGCGGSGGGGSSNSNNTTTALSPTPGGYNSSTGLSPNLSPGPGSARKMVVSAEMCCFCFDVLYCHLYGYQPPRTPRFTNDPYPLFVTWKIGRDKRLRGCIGTFSAMNLHSGLREYTLTSALKDSRFPPMTREELPRLFCSVSLLTNFEDVGDYLDWEVGVHGIRIEFFNEKGSKRTATYLPEVAKEQGWDHIQTIDSLLRKGGYKAPITNDFRKTIKLTSDFYSGFLMNINVNFYVNIKIGQNFSVNC
- the ammecr1 gene encoding AMME syndrome candidate gene 1 protein isoform X1, whose product is MGRKRCVGADCSKMAAGCCGVKKQKLSGSPGSGGPGGAGGGAAGTGHCGSDLGIGSSTSMVVAGSVNRVNGLGGPGGSGSCSGSSSNNSGGGGSGGGCGGSGGGGSSNSNNTTTALSPTPGGYNSSTGLSPNLSPGPGSARKMVVSAEMCCFCFDVLYCHLYGYQPPRTPRFTNDPYPLFVTWKIGRDKRLRGCIGTFSAMNLHSGLREYTLTSALKDSRFPPMTREELPRLFCSVSLLTNFEDVGDYLDWEVGVHGIRIEFFNEKGSKRTATYLPEVAKEQGWDHIQTIDSLLRKGGYKAPITNDFRKTIKLTRYRSEKLTMSYAEYIGHRQHHHYQNGIGHPLPPYNHYS